From one Larimichthys crocea isolate SSNF chromosome XVIII, L_crocea_2.0, whole genome shotgun sequence genomic stretch:
- the LOC104928947 gene encoding matrix-remodeling-associated protein 5: protein MFRRVCLLLAVLTLLMLTLLVPMGQACPRSCNCYQASEVHCTFRSLLTIPLGLPAHTRRINLGFNSISGFHDSSLAGLKKVELLMLHSNDLHHLPDGAFRDMKSLQILKLSYNKLREISSSLTFSGLTSLLRLYLDHNLLQHIHPRALLQLPSLRLLRLQGNRLHQLHPHALCTLSLLNTYYFSTLRHLDLSNNTLTTLPRETLVTAPLLETLVLQANPWSCDCRMNWFLTWSLSHPGLMKCPGGPQCPICSSPNSLQGLGLLEQTDLSCTSPVIPSPGRDTPLETEISEIQSSESFREPLGSAFLGLSDHQGNSVDLSCNITYSSESKDIAPPPDLSLSSPSPLPLALSLSLDCPVERESYEKLWRILAYYSETAVRLDREIMLSKAPGLAYRYKQAAETDGYYHTGVKASVKIRPQWLLQPAISIQLNRAQSNGHKVQLIYSTRVSARPDPASHPSMTSPASHPWVLISTNHTTTALVAAAGSKVELPCPILSSGNPKVQWILPDGYKQISPSNSLDGRPWASPSGLLLHKVQLSDAGIYYCVARAGRDVDVLPIRLAVEESSIPPSGEQVGLSVTGTVGEPISLSCNASGSPVPRMSWLLPDGNIVRQGLAVSGITIQSNGSLTLPNPSQRDAGHYRCIVLNQYGSDSLFLQLELQSRHPPQFRTSSFPRGPQSAAGRSTQIRAPLLHQVVEGSGNEEEDEEEEERTHISNRKRPRPLQPSPNRRYPIGKPRRRGPMREGSLRKEGGPVSSTDQRRNRFENRRRVTANKQRIDPQKWADILAKIRQKTANTNNNQPIAAGKPTAKSVGRGQGRERQEGDDDAEIVRAEGAGVEAETEGSSVDNADLQEEDLQPIHPVHPGMQTHRETKSDTDTDTEIKKGPVRSEQTHMDMENETETHIQREKAGPQTVTVTNPEIQREAVTSKPISGTNEILSEPGEGDEREANPSRSRVRPQKPRQGLFPNLVPNSQHQSPWNSRRRIGQRRRIINRPRGRPLSPPRPLPGPMNPKSPTTTPETTTDKIDMSLLVSTTTSPAIFLTHSDHISNTLSITTSKSSPSLTPSSSSLTSLSSSHTKTHIDMMTHSVTIPDTAESTAFTTTPTPAPTQSDAATAQTHVPDTHSRAHTHGIQTHTKTHTALGKHVDRPPSKHSEELERNLLDVPYVFHSSTSLSPTLSSIASSTVPSATTTAKTTTTPSAVLKSTHSASSAGSTRSTSTTIVNEGTLSTTTTITPITTSPITSTATTIISPTSTTTKSTTPTVTSTTTTTTPIFTSTTPTTITSSTSPSTTFTTTAATSTTIPSKAIPTTPNPTTTTTTTTTTTSTRPSSTLTTTTTAATITTIPLKAIPTTTTATTTTPTSTISVKISPTTTRAAIPSASSTTTTTTTSTSTTASHRERPSAGQAVPRGRPVSGAPNQSRPPIDWKNPGANTIPDSHSSRTQRPPSPSFPITPGAPVRRFRPRIADPHIRTVSFPAESTARLACEAQGEPKPSITWTKVATGAVMSLHSRAQRFEVLPNGTLLIQNVQLQDRGTYICSAHSFLGRDRLLTTLEVWTRPPRMQLASYREATIHQGGEVHLECQADGVPTPLLSWVLPDRSVLTSTARSTSRITMDTNGTLHILQPLPSDRGVYRCVASNSAGAASASVRVHVSSLPPVIQQHKEQHLLMSPGMPVYAQCSARGAPPPTLRWRIPDGTLVRPSQFLHGNLFVLPNGTLHIRKVGPKDTGNYECTASNAVGSDKRTVRVEIKGGAEGDRRQGGARNEEAKEVPTEKTSSQSSLNKNKTLSIPSHPSNPFNSPRLSPPSPFDRSRTLPITPSSSRSSSHQLNHSNSLTPKINEIITASPTHLTTINKTKPSPLSPPPTGPTNNTKVSPSIVNNARVTSSSSTDKSRASAVLHPSPLSPFSKARIVSTSPSITTVHYGGLLQLHCSVIGNPSPIIIWRTASRKLVDMHFSFDRRLKVHPNGTLSVQAVTEKDAGDYLCIARNKVADDYRLLRVSVATKPAKIEPRQPLNQMVLFGKPLKVDCQASGLPDPAVHWSLPDGTMVNSVLQGEGRGGRARRLTVFDNGTLLVPAVGMGEEGEYTCYAENQGGQDTMKVKVKVMMTSPPTFTHGGSYHIVKVRQGATATIRCHATGDPAPTVTWFSPTHRVIPRSLGSGSYSERVVAVSDGTLEVRLAQTTDTGNYTCRASNSVGERSMMVGLEVEPPNYDLSRQVGGRGWSTSSEPGAGHSSRSGVNINNAGIIQNRLTNGVTSKLGGNNSSNDGYSTNNGRIKNIVPNTGINVATSGSDSALRSDSQNGFNRPVSGVTTQLSSSVVVGRNIGIKADNTEINRNGPGIVSSSNSTVRGDLEKNPGANNNEVIAGKASNGANTGISRNVGFLSSSVSNIGAGTGTVRGNAFSGSSNIGVTNGNRNRGGSSSTAIAAGNTGTINSANTVVGVVTTVKQRVVKGQTVLLPCPSQGSPPPRVSWLLSGNGVLPAPYYGSRLTVHRNGSLELRGVRVTDGGTLVCVVRGERGETRIQVELEVSEPQQEAKSPHRGAVEGPVKESGLIEVSRSGASLDSAQTLSSRPVLPEKLNPRVTVTQKPLHRGPSLLAAPHPAGPPPRSTGSASQPAVNTKTAPLVSIINGETLRLSCPASQTHGNTQGSLIWTMPSGKVLSRGESSDAGQYLVQQDGTLTVQHASVFDRGAYTCRSTSNDSSSVSVVTVPVIVIAYPPRITTGPSPVTYTRPGVAVELPCLTIATPRATVTWETPDLTQLRVMGQARIYGNRYLSPQGSLVIQNPTSRDTGFYRCTAKNVIGVDTKSTYLHVI from the exons ATGTTTcggcgtgtgtgtttgctgctggcAGTGCTGACTCTCCTGATGCTGACACTCCTGGTGCCCATGGGCCAGGCATGTCCCAGGAGCTGTAACTGCTACCAGGCCAGTGAAGTCCACTGTACCTTTCGCTCCCTGCTCACAATACCTCTTGgtctgcctgcacacacacggCGTATAAACTTAGG GTTCAACAGCATCAGCGGGTTTCATGACAGTTCCCTGGCTGGGCTAAAGAAGGTGGAGCTTCTAATGCTTCACAGCAATGACCTCCATCATCTTCCAGACGGAGCATTCAGAGATATGAAATCACTACag ATATTAAAGCTAAGCTATAACAAGCTGAGAGAGATCTCTTCATCTCTGACCTTCTCCGGCCTGACCTCACTGCTGCGTCTGTACTTGGATCACAACCTCCTCCAGCACATCCATCCCCGGGCCCTGCTCCAGCTGCCTAGCCTCAGGCTGCTACGTCTGCAAGGAAACAGGCTGCATCAGCTGCACCCTCACGCTTTGTGTACACTGTCCCTCCTGAATACATATTACTTTTCTACACTCAG ACACCTAGACTTGTCCAACAACACTCTAACTACTCTGCCCAGAGAGACCTTAGTGACAGCACCTCTGCTGGAGACTCTTGTGCTGCAGGCTAATCCATGGAGCTGTGACTGTAGAATGAACTGGTTCCTCACTTGGAGTCTGTCTCATCCAG GTTTAATGAAATGTCCCGGTGGCCCTCAGTGTCCAATTTGCAGCTCGCCCAATTCCCTTCAAGGTCTGGGCTTGCTTGAGCAGACTGACCTATCATGCACCTCACCAGTCATCCCCTCCCCAGGAAGAGATACACCTTTGGAGACCGAAATCAGTGAAATCCAATCAAGTGAATCCTTCAGAGAGCCTTTAGGCTCTGCATTTCTGGGTCTGTCTGATCACCAGGGGAACAGCGTTGATCTGAGTTGCAACATCACTTACTCTTCAGAGTCCAAGGATATTGCTCCTCCGCCAGATCTTTCCCTgtcctccccttctcctctccccctcgctctgtcactctctctggATTGCCCTGTGGAAAGAGAGAGCTATGAGAAACTTTGGAGGATCCTAGCTTACTACAGTGAGACTGCAGTTCGTCTGGATAGGGAAATTATGCTGAGCAAAGCCCCAGGATTGGCCTACCGGTACAAgcaggcagcagagacagatggaTATTATCACACTGGAGTCAAAGCTTCTGTAAAAATCAGACCACAATGGTTGCTACAGCCAGCTATTAGCATTCAGCTAAACAGAGCACAGTCTAACGGACACAAAGTTCAACTAATATACTCAACAAGAGTTTCTGCTCGTCCTGATCCTGCTTCTCATCCCTCAATGACAtcccctgcctctcacccaTGGGTGCTGATTTCAACTAATCACACTACCACAGCACtggtagcagcagcaggcagtAAAGTGGAGTTACCCTGCCCTATTTTAAGTTCTGGTAACCCCAAAGTACAATGGATTCTCCCAGATGGATACAAGCAGATCTCCCCTTCCAACAGTCTAGATGGTAGGCCATGGGCTTCACCCTCTGGTTTACTTCTACACAAAGTGCAGCTCTCAGATGCTGGTATCTACTACTGCGTAGCTCGGGCAGGCAGAGATGTAGATGTTCTCCCCATTCGACTGGCAGTAGAAGAGTCCTCAATTCCACCTTCAGGAGAACAAGTAGGACTTTCTGTCACCGGAACAGTTGGGGAACCCATCAGTCTGTCCTGCAACGCTTCTGGTTCACCAGTGCCTCGTATGAGTTGGCTGTTACCAGATGGAAATATAGTACGACAAGGATTAGCTGTGTCAGGTATCACGATACAATCAAATGGGAGTCTCACATTGCCTAATCCTTCTCAGAGGGATGCTGGTCATTATCGCTGCATTGTGCTCAACCAATATGGTAGTGACTCTCTGTTCTTGCAGCTGGAATTACAGTCTCGACACCCCCCTCAGTTTAGGACTTCTTCTTTTCCCAGAGGGCCGCAGTCAGCTGCTGGTCGGTCAACCCAGATACGAGCTCCGTTACTACATCAGGTGGTGGAAGGATCTGGTaatgaagaggaagacgaagaagaagaagagagaactCATATTAGCAATAGGAAACGTCCAAGACCTCTCCAACCTTCTCCAAACAGACGTTATCCAATTGGTAAACCCAGAAGACGTGGGCCAATGAGAGAAGGCTCCCTGAGAAAAGAAGGAGGACCTGTATCATCCACTGACCAGAGAAGAAACCGTTTTGAGAACAGACGGAGAgttactgcaaacaaacaaaggataGATCCGCAGAAATGGGCTGACATCCTGGCTAAGATACGACAAAAGACTGCTAACACTAATAACAACCAGCCCATTGCAGCAGGAAAGCCCACAGCTAAATCAGTGGGAAGAGGCCaaggcagagaaagacaggaggGAGATGATGATGCAGAAATAGTTAGAGCTGAGGGAGCAGGGGTGGAAGCAGAAACTGAAGGGTCATCTGTTGATAACGCTGATCTGCAAGAGGAAGACCTACAGCCCATTCACCCTGTTCACCCAggaatgcaaacacacagagagacaaaatcagacactgacacagacacagagataaaGAAAGGGCCAGTGAGATCAGAACAAACACATATGGATATGGAAAacgagacagagacacacatacagagggaGAAAGCAGGTCcacagactgtgactgtgacaaacccagaaatacagagagaagCAGTCACGTCTAAGCCAATCTCAGGAACAAATGAAATTCTCTCAGAACCAGGtgaaggagatgagagagaagcaAACCCCAGCCGATCTAGAGTGAGGCCCCAGAAACCCCGACAGGGATTATTCCCTAATTTGGTTCCAAACTCTCAGCATCAAAGTCCTTGGAACTCTCGCAGAAGGATCGGACAGCGAAGACGAATCATTAACAGGCCCAGGGGGCGACCTTTGTCCCCACCCCGACCTCTGCCAGGCCCTATGAACCCCAAGTCACCAACTACGACACCTGAAACAACCACCGATAAAATTGATATGTCATTACTGGTGTCAACCACCACATCTCCAGCTATTTTCTTGACACACAGTGACCATATTAGTAACACTCTTAGTATCACCACTTCAAAATCCTCCCCCTCATTgactccctcttcctcctctctcacttcATTATCCTCctctcacacaaaaacacatatagACATGATGACTCACTCAGTCACCATCCCAGACACGGCAGAGTCCACTGCCTTCACCACCACGCCGACACCAGCACCCACTCAGTCTGATGCTGCGACTGCACAGACACATGTGCCAGACACCCACTCCAGGGCACATACACATggcatacagacacacacaaaaacgcaCACAGCCTTAGGCAAACATGTTGATAGACCCCCAAGCAAACACAGTGAAGAGCTGGAGAGGAATTTGTTGGATGTACCATATGTGTtccactcctccacctctctgtcgCCCACTCTGTCCTCCATTGCTTCCTCCACAGTCCCCagtgctactactactgcaaaAACCACAACAACTCCTTCAGCTGTTCTCAAGAGCACTCATTCTGCTAGTTCTGCTGGAAGCACTAGAAGTACCTCTACTACTATTGTTAATGAGGGCACACTTTCCACAACAACTACAATTACTCCTATAACTACAAGTCCCATCACATCTACTGCAACTACCATTATTAGTCCAACATCTACCACTACCAAAAGTACTACACCTACTGTTACCTCTactacaacaaccacaactcCTATTTTTACATCTACTACTCCCACTACTATTACTTCTTCAACTAGTCCTTCAACTACTTTcacaactactgctgctacaAGTACTACAATTCCATCCAAAGCTATTCCTACAACTCCTAAccccactactactactactactactactactactacttcaaCTAGACCTTCTTCTACTTTgactacaactactactgctgctactatcACTACAATTCCATTAAAAGCTATTcccactactactactgctacaactaCTACTCCTACCAGCACCATCTCAGTCAAAATATCTCCAACTACTACAAGGGCAGCTATACCCAGTGCATCTTCTACTACTACCACAACAACGACATCAACAAGTACCACAGCATCACATAGGGAGAGGCCAAGTGCTGGCCAAGCTGTCCCCAGAGGGAGACCTGTTTCTGGTGCTCCAAACCAGAGTCGACCCCCGATTGACTGGAAGAACCCTGGAGCTAATACTATTCCCgattcacacagcagcaggacacaGAGGCCCCCCTCTCCTTCATTCCCTATCACACCTGGG GCCCCAGTTAGGAGATTCAGACCAAGGATTGCAGACCCACACATCAGGACGGTGTCATTCCCAGCTGAGAGCACTGCCAGACTAGCTTGTGAAGCTCAAGGAGAGCCGAAGCCCTCCATCACATGGACCAAGGTCGCCACAG gagcagtgatgtcactCCACTCCAGGGCTCAGCGTTTTGAGGTCTTGCCAAACGGCACCCTTCTTATTCAGAATGTTCAGCTGCAGGACAGGGGCACATACATCTGCAGTGCACACAGCTTTCTGGGTCGTGACAG ATTACTAACCACCCTAGAAGTGTGGACCCGCCCCCCTCGGATGCAGCTGGCCAGCTACAGAGAAGCTACTATTCATCAGGGTGGAGAGGTGCACTTGGAGTGCCAGGCGGATGGTGTCCCCACCCCTCTCCTCTCATGGGTTCTACCTGATCGTTCAGTCCTGACCTCCACTGCCCGCTCCACCAGTCGCATCACTATGGACACAAATGGAACCCTCCATATCCTACAGCCTTTACCTAGTGACAGAGGAGTGTATCGCTGTGTGGCCTCCAACTCAGCAGGTGCTGCCAGTGCCTCTGTTCGTGTACATGTGTCCTCGTTGCCCCCGGTAATACAGCAACACAAAGAGCAGCACCTGCTCATGTCTCCAGGGATGCCTGTTTACGCTCAATGTTCTGCCCGAGGTGCCCCACCACCAACTCTCCGCTGGCGAATCCCAGATGGGACTCTCGTTCGACCATCCCAGTTTCTCCATGGTAACCTTTTTGTCTTGCCTAATGGGACACTGCACATTCGAAAAGTTGGGCCTAAGGACACTGGAAATTACGAATGTACAGCAAGTAATGCTGTTGGATCCGATAAGAGAACAGTGAGGGTTGAAATTAAAGGGGGAGCAGAAGGAGACAGAAGACAGGGAGGAGCAAGAAATGAAGAGGCAAAAGAAGTCCCTACTGAAAAAACATCTTCTCAATCTTcactcaataaaaacaaaactttgtccATTCCCAGCCACCCCTCAAATCCATTCAACTCGCCTAGACTCTCCCCTCCATCGCCCTTTGATAGATCTAGGACCTTGCCGATCACGCCCAGCTCTTCTCGCTCATCTTCTCACCAACTCAATCACAGTAACTCCCTCACTcctaaaatcaatgaaataatcACTGCTTCCCCCACACACTTGACCaccatcaacaaaacaaaaccctcccctctctctccacctcccacaGGGCCTACAAATAACACCAAAGTCTCACCCAGCATTGTAAATAACGCAAGAGttacttcttcttcctctactGACAAAAGCAGAGCCTCAGCTGTTTTGCATCCCTCACCTCTCTCACCTTTCAGTAAAGCACGTATTGTCTCTACATCACCCTCCATCACTACTGTCCACTATGGAGGGCTTTTGCAGCTACACTGCTCTGTGATTGGCAACCCATCGCCCATCATCATTTGGAGAACTGCCAGCAGGAAACTGGTGGACATGCACTTCAG TTTTGACCGACGTCTGAAGGTGCATCCTAATGGGACGCTGTCAGTCCAGGCAGTAACAGAGAAGGATGCTGGAGACTACCTCTGTATCGCACGCAACAAGGTCGCAGATGATTACCGCCTCCTGCGTGTCTCTGTGGCTACCAAGCCTGCCAAGATTGAGCCCAGGCAGCCGCTCAATCAGATGGTGTTGTTTGGCAAACCACTGAAG GTGGACTGTCAGGCATCAGGACTGCCTGACCCAGCTGTCCATTGGAGCCTACCAGATGGAACCATGGTGAACAGCGTTTTGCAGGGAGAAGGTAGAGGAGGACGAGCACGGAGGCTAACTGTGTTTGACAATGGGACTTTATTGGTTCCAGCAGTGGGTatgggagaagaaggagagtaTACATGTTATGCTGAGAATCAAGGAGGCCAAGACACCAtgaag GTCAAAGTAAAGGTCATGATGACATCTCCACCAACCTTCACTCATGGCGGAAGCTATCACATCGTTAAAGTACGTCAGGGGGCAACCGCCACAATTCGCTGCCATGCCACAGGAGATCCTGCGCCAACAGTGACATGGTTTTCCCCGACACACCGTGTCATCCCACGAAGTTTGGGATCTGGATCGTATTCTGAGCGGGTAGTGGCGGTTTCAGATGGAACTCTGGAGGTGCGCCTGGCTCAAACAACTGATACAGGAAACTATACATGCCGAGCAAGCAACTCAGTTGGAGAGAGGAGCATGATGGTGGGTCTGGAGGTGGAGCCACCTAACTATGACCTGAGTCGCCAGGTGGGAGGAAGAGGCTGGAGTACTAGCAGTGAGCCCGGTGCTGGTCATAGCAGTAGATCAGGGGTCAACATTAATAATGCAGGGATAATCCAGAATAGACTGACCAATGGAGTCACGAGCAAACTTGGTGGCAATAACAGCAGCAATGATGGGTATAGTACCAATAATGGCAGGATAAAAAACATTGTACCAAACACTGGCATTAATGTAGCAACCAGTGGCTCTGATTCTGCCCTTAGGAGTGATAGTCAAAATGGATTCAACAGGCCTGTCAGTGGAGTTACAACTCAACTTAGTAGCAGTGTCGTGGTGGGCAGGAATATAGGCATTAAAGCAgataacactgaaataaatagaaatggaCCCGGCATTGTGAGTAGCAGTAACAGCACAGTTAGAGGAGATCTAGAAAAGAATCCTGGGGCAAATAATAATGAAGTAATTGCAGGAAAGGCTAGTAATGGTGCTAACACTGGTATTTCTAGAAATGTTGGATTTTTAAGCAGCAGTGTGTCGAATATCGGAGCTGGTACTGGCACAGTTAGAGGAAATGCGTTCAGTGGGAGCAGCAATATAGGAGTGACCAATGGTAACAGAAACAGAGGTGGTTCAAGTAGTACTGCTATAGCTGCTGGTAATACTGGGACTATAAACTCTGCTAACACAGTTGTGGGTGTGGTAACGACAGTAAAGCAGCGAGTGGTGAAAGGCCAAACTGTTCTCTTACCATGCCCCTCCCAAGGCTCCCCTCCACCCCGTGTGTCCTGGCTTCTGTCTGGTAATGGCGTGTTGCCAGCACCTTACTATGGTAGCCGGCTTACTGTGCACAGAAACGGCTCCTTGGAGCTGAGAGGTGTGCGGGTGACTGATGGTGGGACCTTAGTTTGTGTAGTtagaggtgagagaggagagacgaggatACAGGTTGAGCTGGAGGTCTCTGAGCCACAACAGGAAGCCAAATCTCCACACAGGGGAGCTGTGGAAGGACCTGTGAAGGAAAGTGGTTTAATTGAGGTCTCTCGCTCAGGAGCTTCACTAGATTCAGCTCAAACCTTAAGCTCCAGGCCAGTGTTGCCCGAGAAGCTTAATCCAAGAGTCACAGTTACTCAAAAGCCTCTACACAGAGGGCCGTCTTTACTTGCTGCACCTCATCCAGCTGGCCCTCCACCCCGCTCAACTGGCTCTGCCTCACAGCCAGCAGTAAACACCAAAACAGCTCCGTTGGTAAGCATCATTAACGGAGAGACCCTACGCCTGTCTTGCCCTGCATCTCAAACACATGGAAACACCCAGGGCTCTCTCATTTGGACCATGCCCAGTGGCAAAGTACTGTCCCGAGGTGAGAGTAGTGACGCTGGCCAGTATCTAGTTCAACAGGATGGAACACTAACAGTGCAACACGCCTCCGTGTTTGACCGCGGCGCCTACACCTGCAGATCCACCAGTAACGACTCCTCTTCGGTTTCAGTTGTCACGGTTCCCGTCATCGTTATTGCCTACCCACCACGCATCACAACAGGCCCATCCCCGGTGACCTACACACGACCTGGGGTTGCTGTGGAGTTGCCATGCCTGACCATAGCAACACCCCGGGCGACGGTTACCTGGGAAACACCAGACCTGACACAGCTGAGGGTGATGGGTCAGGCTCGTATCTATGGGAACCGCTACCTTAGTCCTCAGGGTTCCTTGGTGATACAGAATCCGACAAGTAGGGATACAGGATTTTACAGATGCACCGCCAAAAATGTAATAGGAGTGGACACCAAGTCCACCTACCTGCATGTTATAtaa